A genomic segment from Spinacia oleracea cultivar Varoflay chromosome 3, BTI_SOV_V1, whole genome shotgun sequence encodes:
- the LOC130470021 gene encoding protein FAR1-RELATED SEQUENCE 5-like, translated as MTDQAPAIAAAIKDVFPEARHRLCAWHLGENSKKNIATQRAMKGFTELFSYLLKYCDTVAEFEHYWPIFIKSYKCEKNVWLNNLYMIREHWCRAYSKDSFFGGALSSQRSESTNNSIKDRLRKTDGLCDFYHLFSDEQLLNGISLNKERTFEDVQKVVYLIWKPATDDLIRHKVTFNKITFEANCTCKHFSEVGLLCSHILRIYSIHCIGVLPKQYILKKWAKAAMCSTIVDEQFSKANVVPASVWRFQTMRKFVRLVTSCQDFLESRVEIDTAFDLLRQKACNKKKAWRKHAEKHAEKVNAKAQAFVQELDGLGNLLIYSHPSSGSKLRVLGLSLVEEDICGKSEVPDVVDSLECFVQGVFGSQSKKRKGIYSTCTPNSANKELTSPAARVSLYDEIMANFDK; from the exons ATGACAGATCAAGCTCCTGCCATCGCTGCTGCAATAAAGGATGTGTTCCCCGAGGCTAGGCACCGTTTGTGTGCGTGGCATCTTGGAGAGAATTCAAAAAAGAATATTGCTACCCAGAGAGCTATGAAAGGTTTTACTGAATTGTTTAGTTATCTGTTAAAGTACTGTGATACAGTGGCTGAGTTTGAACATTATTGGCCAAT ATTCATTAAGAGCTATAAGTGTGAGAAGAACgtttggttgaataatttgtatatGATTAGAGAGCATTGGTGCCGTGCGTATTCTAAGGATTCTTTTTTTGGCGGTGCTTTGTCTTCTCAAAGGAGTGAATCAACTAATAATTCTATTAAAGATAGGCTGAGGAAGACAGATGGTTTATGTGATTTTTATCACTTGTTTTCAGAT GAGCAGCTTCTGAACGGAATTTCATTGAATAAGGAACGTACATTTGAAGATGTACAAAAAGTTGTTTATCTGATATGGAAGCCTGCTACAGATGATTTGATAAGGCATAAGGTTACGTTCAACAAAATTACATTTGAGGCCAATTGTACATGCAAGCATTTTTCTGAAGTGGGGTTATTGTGTTCACATATTCTTCGTATATATAGTATACATTGTATTGGTGTGCTACCTAAGCAATACATTTTGAAGAAGTGGGCGAAAGCTGCTATGTGCAGCACTATTGTGGATGAACAATTCTCTAAAGCAAATGTTGTTCCTGCTTCTGTTTGGAGATTCCAAACTATGAGGAAGTTTGTTCGTTTAGTTACATCTTGTCAAGATTTCCTTGAATCTAGAGTAGAAATTGATACTGCTTTTGATTTGTTAAGGCAAAAAG CGTGTAACAAGAAGAAGGCTTGGAGAAAACATGCTGAAAAACATGCTGAAAAAGTCAACGCTAAAGCGCAAGCTTTTGTTCAG GAGCTTGATGGCTTGGGAAATCTTCTCATTTATTCTCATCCAAGTTCTGGCTCAAAGTTACGTGTATTAGGTTTATCATTAGTTGAG GAGGATATTTGTGGTAAGAGTGAAGTACCAGATGTTGTGGATTCTTTGGAATGTTTTGTCCAG GGTGTATTTGGATCTCAATCTAAGAAAAGGAAAGGAATATATTCGACATGCACTCCAAATTCCGCTAACAAGGAGTTGACTTCTCCTGCTGCTCGTGTATCACTCTATGATGAGATTATGGCCAATTTTGATAAATAA
- the LOC130470022 gene encoding protein FAR1-RELATED SEQUENCE 5 yields MASSLSTLCSVTDFTRKASIDDILAEINADNSSILSSLMKELSKEVVVVEEASTSDLMLKEVRSDDEGYEMYNEYAFRKGFSIHMGLIRTSHRTGLWIMRRFVCSNAGFKDVKKETSRNFFITKDGVWIVVRHNMIHNHLMIPADKRYLLRSQRDITEEQLKYFSAMKASGCRVFDLLRAMRKRYFSQRQASESDFYYDFELDEHGSLISFFWRDGGMKRDYEYFGDLLVFDTTYRTNRYDIICAPFVGMNHHSNNVVFGLGSWLMSVFLPLFGCLSLFCDQWVAEYPKL; encoded by the exons ATGGCTTCCTCTCTTTCTACATTATGCTCTGTTACTGATTTTACTAGAAAAGCTTCCATTGATGATATACTTGCTGAAATTAATGCTGATAATTCTTCAATACTCTCTTCGTTGATGAAGGAAT TGTCCAAAGAAGTAGTAGTGGTTGAAGAAGCATCTACATCAGATTTAATGCTAAAAGAAGTTAGGAGTGATGATGAAGGTTATGAAATGTATAATGAATATGCATTTAGGAAGGGTTTTAGTATTCATATGGGATTAATTAGGACTAGTCATAGAACTGGTTTGTGGATTATGCGTAGATTTGTTTGTTCGAATGCTGGTTTTAAAGATGTTAAGAAGGAAACATCGAGGAA TTTTTTTATTACCAAGGATGGTGTTTGGATTGTGGTGAGGCATAACATGATTCACAATCATCTTATGATTCCAGCTGATAAGAGATACTTACTTAGGTCTCAAAGAGACATTACAGAGGAGCAACTGAAGTATTTTAGTGCAATGAAAGCCAGTGGTTGCAGAGTGTTTGATCTACTTCGTGCAATGAGAAAGAG GTACTTTTCTCAAAGACAAGCTTCTGAAAGTGATTTTTATTACGATTTTGAGTTAGATGAACATGGATCTTtaattagtttcttttggagGGATGGTGGGATGAAAAGGGATTATGAATATTTTGGTGATTTATTGGTGTTTGATACAACATACCGGACAAATCGGTATGATATCATTTGTGCACCTTTTGTTGGAATGAATCATCATTCCAACAATGTTgtttttggtttgggttcatggTTAATGAGTGTATTCCTTCCTTTATTTGGTTGTTTGAGTCTTTTTTGCGATCAATGGGTGGCGGAATACCCCAAACTATAA